In Verrucomicrobiota bacterium, the sequence TCACGATGAACCGCCCATGAGGGAGATCTGCGTCTCCGTCAGTCGGGTCGTAGAACTGAACCGAGATCTTCATGCTGGCGGTGCGCTCACGGCGAAAGCTCGAAAGTTTTTGAACAATGTGGTCGGAAGTAGCCTTGAGTGGTTTGCCGCAATGGAAAACCAGCTCGCAAGCCGTGGGATCCAGCAGGGCGTCACTCAGCCACTGAAGCAAACGCCTCGTCGTGAATTCAAAGTTGTCGCCGAATCTCTCGCCGAAAAGTTTGTCCCAAATATGGATACGCTTCGAAGCACGAAGCGCCTTCCAAAAATTGGTGTCCAGGAATTTGTCCACTACCTCTTCTCCTCCAGCGTAAACGCGGCCGTTGGCAGCAACTTCAGCGCGTTTCTCCTCGAATTGGCTGTTCTGGTAGGTCTTCAATTTGCTTACTTCGATGCCGGGGGACGTTGGACAACCATTTGCGTCCTCGGTCAGAATGAAATCAAGTTCGACAGCGGTAGCCTGATCGAACACCAATTCGAGATCGGTCTTCCCCGACGTGTAGTCATCCTTGAAACAGAAAAGGAAGCGGTTGCGCTTCTCCAAAACGGCGAACAACTTTTTGACGACTGATCTATCGGTGAACTCAGGAGCCTGGCCAAGTTGGCGTTGGATCTCGGTGTGACCTCTCCAATCCTCGAAGTCGAGCAGCAGACAGTTCTGGACGAAACCTCGAAGAACCGCCGTGAGCGTCTGAAGGGCGTCGCCGCTCCCGCACGCCGTCTCGATTACTTGCGGATCGAAGTAAACGAAAAACACCATGGAGTTCAGAACAACTCGTTGAAGGATTCCTCGAAGAACCCGCCTGGCCAGGCTTTCACGAGCCGCCCCATTTCATCGAGAGGCATTTCCCGGACGATGCTGCGCGGGCCGTCCTTCTCCACGTAGAGGACCGAGACATCGGTCGGTTTGATTGGAGGCAGGTGTTTCGGCAGCTTGCCCAGGTGCGTTTCACGGATGCGGCGCATGATGCGCAGGATCAGATGCTCGCTGTGAGTCTCCAGTAGGAATGTGTTCTTTCGGTCACTTAAGGCGGACTCGATGAAGACGTCGCCCAGTTCGGCTTGCAGTGCAGGATGAAGGTGAATCTCCGGCTGTTCAATGGCCACAATCTTATTCTGATCGGCGAAAGCATGTACAAGCACTGGAAAAAGTTGACTGATCCCAACGCCCACGTCTCGATGGCTAACCTCAACGTCAGCGCGCCTGTCGAAGAGAACCATCTCACCGAACTCGGTGTTCATGGGATCGCCTGCTAGGTCGCTCAGTAGTGCGTCCAGGGCTGACAAAGTGGCAGTCTCGTCGTGAGCCGCTAGCCCACGAAGATGTTTCGCTAGGCGCTGTTTCGTTGCTTGGTTGACGCGTCCAAGGTCCTTGAGATGCCGCACTCTCACTTCGTAATCGGTGCCCGGACAAGGCCGCGACCTTAACCAGGTATTCACTTCTCCCACCACTCGGTCACCCCGGCCCAGAATGTCCCAAGCGTGACCGCCACCGGAAAACCAGTTTGGATCTTGATCGTGCATGCCGACAAGGTGGCGCGGTGGGTAACATCGTAACGGTCCAAGGTACGTCACCGATTTCAAGCCGTTGGCGAACTCCTCGCTAATCCAATCCAGGAGTTCTTCCATCTCGAAGCAGAAGATTTCCGCCACCTCGTCGAAGAAATGAGGGTTCTCCAAGCTTCCCAACTCTCCCCAAAGGTCGCCGGAATCGGCTTCTTCGGCATATCGTTCTCTCGGACCTTTGGAGCGAACGGAGACAGGAACGAGATTCTCAGGTCGGAGTGGAATCGCAGAGACCGTCTCAAGTAACGCATCGCGGAGTTAGCCAAGAAAATCACGTCGGATTTCAGCGTCCTTTTGGATGAACCCCACGACCTTCTGATAACCAGTACGTACCCTTAAATCTGGCGAGGGAGGGGGTGCCTCCCCACGGATCCTATCGGCGGCCGCACGATTGCATGACGCGCGCGGCGAGGCTCGTGCGGATAGCGATGTGGGCACGCTTTAGCAAATATTGCTTCCAAGGCCGCTCAAGATGAGTATCCAAAGCCTTCGTGGGTGGGTTGAACGGTTGCTTGCGCCGCCTGATGCTCCAGCGTGATTGAAGGGGGCCGCACGGTCGTCGCCGGCTACGGAATGAAGATAAACTCCTTCAAGTTGAAG encodes:
- a CDS encoding DUF3696 domain-containing protein — translated: MEELLDWISEEFANGLKSVTYLGPLRCYPPRHLVGMHDQDPNWFSGGGHAWDILGRGDRVVGEVNTWLRSRPCPGTDYEVRVRHLKDLGRVNQATKQRLAKHLRGLAAHDETATLSALDALLSDLAGDPMNTEFGEMVLFDRRADVEVSHRDVGVGISQLFPVLVHAFADQNKIVAIEQPEIHLHPALQAELGDVFIESALSDRKNTFLLETHSEHLILRIMRRIRETHLGKLPKHLPPIKPTDVSVLYVEKDGPRSIVREMPLDEMGRLVKAWPGGFFEESFNELF